From the genome of Candidatus Angelobacter sp., one region includes:
- a CDS encoding cyclic nucleotide-binding domain-containing protein yields the protein MKPEAETFRPNDGDRRPSSSSSSFATQIAVHPFLKGMSEAHLEIVADCAMAASFRRDEVIFREGDPANRFYLLLEGEVVLESRARDRGTMFIQTVGAGDVLGWSWLFPPYYWHFDARVLQPVRAIFLYGTRLRERCDQDHEFGYELMKRTAEVVIQRLQKTREHLPAICGAAG from the coding sequence ATGAAACCGGAAGCGGAAACATTCAGACCGAACGATGGAGACCGGCGTCCGTCGTCGTCGTCGTCGTCGTTCGCGACACAGATTGCAGTCCATCCTTTCCTCAAGGGGATGAGCGAAGCGCATCTGGAAATTGTGGCCGACTGCGCCATGGCCGCCAGTTTCCGGCGCGATGAAGTCATTTTTAGGGAAGGCGATCCCGCCAACCGTTTTTACCTTCTCCTGGAAGGAGAGGTGGTTCTGGAGTCCCGCGCCAGGGACCGCGGCACGATGTTCATACAAACCGTAGGAGCGGGCGACGTGCTCGGATGGTCATGGCTGTTCCCGCCGTATTATTGGCATTTCGACGCGCGCGTACTGCAGCCGGTGCGCGCGATCTTTCTTTACGGCACCCGCCTGAGGGAACGTTGTGATCAGGATCACGAGTTTGGTTATGAGTTGATGAAACGAACGGCAGAGGTCGTAATCCAGCGTTTACAAAAAACCCGTGAACACCTGCCCGCCATTTGCGGCGCGGCCGGTTGA
- a CDS encoding DnaJ C-terminal domain-containing protein, with amino-acid sequence MLVTLDEMIHGSVRPIILFQATGCEPCGGSGCLDWQTCPSCNGTGTTVRTETYQVKIPVGARHGQLFRFRTANGKGVNHSSVETILLRIRLAPHPIFRVENSALHCDLRVNAWTVLFGGTVSVPTPEGAVQINVPAGLRDGQRLRLRGCGLPGAGSSRDDLYVVVRIPAVD; translated from the coding sequence ATGCTCGTTACTCTTGACGAGATGATACACGGTTCCGTCCGGCCGATTATCCTGTTTCAGGCAACCGGCTGCGAACCGTGCGGGGGGAGCGGTTGTCTGGACTGGCAGACCTGCCCGTCGTGCAATGGCACCGGTACAACCGTCCGGACGGAAACTTATCAGGTCAAGATCCCCGTGGGTGCGCGACACGGTCAACTCTTTCGCTTCCGGACTGCGAACGGCAAAGGGGTGAATCATTCATCGGTCGAGACGATCCTTTTAAGAATCCGCCTGGCGCCACATCCGATTTTCCGCGTGGAAAACAGCGCGCTGCATTGTGATCTCCGCGTCAACGCGTGGACCGTCCTGTTCGGCGGGACGGTCTCCGTGCCAACGCCGGAGGGAGCCGTCCAGATCAACGTTCCAGCCGGGCTTCGCGACGGGCAGAGACTTCGCCTGCGCGGTTGCGGCCTGCCTGGCGCCGGGAGTTCGCGCGATGACTTGTACGTCGTGGTTAGGATTCCAGCCGTTGATTGA